In Campylobacter vulpis, a genomic segment contains:
- a CDS encoding acyl carrier protein, with protein sequence MKAFLHIGTTNSGNQEKQGFLMQNEAKLLEKGFIYPKSLRVANRHWALVDMVLELVEKPNLSTNVLEDLENERLLRALENFKEEIKEHRDKTFIFSAEGIVWDFPTRRHIEILENIMRNLGFDEVKIIVYFRNTLDYLNSHCSQDYKNNMGFYSGDFTPDKHPRKHIFDYAQIVKDHEAVWGEENIIVRLLRQDYVGGTMLKDFTHHLGIEWDEEFSLKQHKNESFNLLGIELQSRLNKKDLGGNFNSLLYISRKHFEGVKEDRLKFRVQKDLAKAYVDYYASSLEWVRAKYFPHKTHLFEPVNWDAYKENFHLEKVTQEDWDKVVDFFTELLQSKNAVIKALKEQNLKA encoded by the coding sequence ATGAAAGCATTTTTACACATCGGCACGACAAATTCGGGCAATCAAGAAAAACAAGGCTTTTTAATGCAAAATGAAGCCAAGCTTTTAGAAAAGGGCTTTATCTATCCTAAAAGCTTACGCGTGGCAAATCGCCACTGGGCTTTGGTGGATATGGTTTTAGAACTTGTAGAAAAACCAAATTTAAGCACAAATGTTTTAGAAGACTTAGAAAATGAAAGATTGCTTAGGGCTTTAGAGAATTTTAAAGAAGAAATTAAAGAGCATAGGGATAAAACTTTCATCTTTTCAGCTGAGGGTATAGTGTGGGACTTTCCAACGCGTCGCCACATAGAAATTTTAGAAAATATTATGCGAAATTTGGGCTTTGATGAAGTGAAAATCATCGTGTATTTTAGAAATACTTTGGATTATTTAAATTCACATTGTTCGCAAGATTATAAGAATAATATGGGCTTTTATTCGGGCGATTTTACCCCAGATAAGCACCCAAGAAAGCACATTTTTGATTACGCGCAAATCGTAAAAGACCACGAAGCAGTGTGGGGGGAGGAGAATATCATCGTGCGTCTTTTAAGGCAGGATTATGTAGGAGGGACTATGCTTAAGGACTTTACACATCATTTAGGCATAGAATGGGACGAGGAATTTTCACTCAAACAACATAAAAATGAAAGCTTTAATCTCCTTGGCATAGAGCTACAATCAAGACTTAACAAAAAGGATTTAGGCGGGAATTTTAATTCGCTGCTTTATATCTCAAGGAAGCATTTTGAGGGCGTGAAAGAAGATAGACTCAAATTTAGGGTGCAAAAAGATTTAGCAAAGGCTTATGTGGATTATTATGCGTCGTCTTTAGAGTGGGTGAGAGCGAAGTATTTTCCGCATAAAACGCATTTATTTGAGCCTGTTAATTGGGACGCATATAAAGAGAATTTTCATTTAGAAAAAGTAACACAAGAAGACTGGGATAAGGTGGTCGATTTTTTCACAGAGCTTTTGCAGTCTAAAAATGCGGTTATTAAAGCTCTTAAAGAGCAAAATTTAAAGGCTTAA
- a CDS encoding acyl carrier protein, which produces MEQIKQFFINIERTDIDENMDNLVSDDVIDSIDIMALVAEIEKHYGKALKAEFINAENFENFASIKKMLESAF; this is translated from the coding sequence ATGGAACAAATCAAGCAGTTTTTCATCAATATAGAACGAACAGACATCGATGAAAATATGGATAATCTCGTCAGTGATGATGTGATTGATAGTATTGACATTATGGCTTTGGTGGCGGAGATTGAAAAGCACTATGGCAAAGCTTTAAAGGCGGAATTTATCAACGCAGAAAATTTTGAAAATTTCGCAAGTATCAAAAAAATGCTAGAAAGTGCTTTTTAA